One window from the genome of Nitrososphaerota archaeon encodes:
- a CDS encoding ABC transporter ATP-binding protein — MILYTKNLVKHFGEVKAVENVNLSLEEGVITSLVGPNGAGKTTLINIISGAIPPDNGKIFFIEKDITNLPPYKRAKMGIGRSFQIPALYNNLTVLDNIRIAIISYLGKANKFFYKIDKEVNEKTEEILKIFNFQEKKNLLAQDLSHGDRKLLDVAIAFSLNPKLVLLDEPTSGVSTSEKREIMNTIYNVIKERKVTALIVEHDMDVVFSYSDEIIVMHEGEIIAKGEPSKIKEDKNVEHILLGVE; from the coding sequence ATGATTCTTTATACTAAAAATCTTGTAAAACATTTTGGTGAAGTAAAAGCAGTAGAAAATGTAAATTTATCTTTAGAAGAGGGGGTAATAACTTCTCTTGTTGGTCCAAATGGAGCTGGAAAAACAACTTTAATAAATATTATTAGTGGTGCTATTCCACCAGATAATGGAAAAATCTTTTTCATAGAAAAAGATATAACAAATCTTCCACCTTATAAAAGAGCTAAAATGGGTATTGGAAGAAGCTTTCAAATTCCAGCTCTCTATAATAATTTAACAGTTTTAGATAATATTAGAATAGCAATCATTTCTTATTTAGGAAAAGCTAATAAATTTTTCTATAAAATAGATAAGGAAGTAAATGAAAAGACAGAAGAAATATTAAAAATTTTCAATTTTCAAGAAAAGAAAAATTTGTTAGCTCAAGATTTATCTCATGGAGATAGAAAACTTTTAGATGTAGCTATAGCATTTTCTTTAAATCCTAAATTAGTTTTATTAGATGAACCTACAAGTGGTGTAAGCACAAGTGAAAAAAGAGAGATAATGAATACAATATATAATGTTATAAAAGAGAGAAAAGTAACAGCATTAATAGTTGAACATGATATGGATGTAGTATTCTCTTATTCAGATGAAATAATTGTAATGCATGAAGGAGAAATAATAGCAAAAGGGGAACCATCTAAAATAAAAGAAGATAAAAATGTTGAACATATACTTTTAGGAGTTGAATAG
- a CDS encoding branched-chain amino acid ABC transporter permease: protein MKIISKDKLKNLSIIICLIILLIVPLVGSSYLDFLTSMALIYAIWALGYNFLLGYTGLLSFGHAAYFGLGAYTVAFLLTKFSINSFLISILAAILVSALAGMAIGFLCIRYTRIYFALLSLAFGQFFYALCFKLYHITGGSDGMHVATPYLFNINLNAIQNPIGYYYFTLFFFIIAIYAAWRIVNSPFGKILQAIRENTIRVEFIGESTRRYKWYSFILSAIYSGLAGALYAPLFGHVVPDLFHWSFGGEVLFVTLLGGYRTFIGPVVGSIVFSFSRSYITAFMIYWPLVLGSLIAIIALLFPNGIVGTIEKVFKKYFKERSEI, encoded by the coding sequence TTGAAAATTATTTCTAAAGATAAACTTAAAAATCTTTCCATAATAATATGTCTTATCATACTTTTAATTGTCCCGTTGGTAGGATCATCATATTTAGATTTTCTAACTTCTATGGCATTAATATATGCCATATGGGCTTTAGGATATAATTTTCTCTTAGGATATACTGGACTTCTTTCATTTGGCCATGCAGCATATTTTGGTTTAGGAGCATACACAGTAGCATTCCTTTTAACTAAATTTTCTATAAATTCTTTTTTAATATCTATCTTAGCAGCCATTTTAGTAAGTGCTTTAGCAGGAATGGCAATAGGATTCCTCTGTATAAGATACACGCGCATTTACTTTGCTCTTCTATCTCTTGCTTTTGGGCAATTCTTTTATGCATTATGCTTTAAGCTTTATCATATAACTGGAGGAAGCGATGGGATGCATGTAGCAACACCATATTTATTTAATATTAATCTTAATGCGATACAGAATCCAATTGGATATTATTATTTTACATTGTTTTTCTTCATTATAGCAATTTATGCGGCATGGAGAATAGTAAACTCTCCATTTGGAAAAATTTTACAAGCAATTAGAGAGAATACTATTAGAGTAGAGTTTATAGGAGAGTCGACAAGGAGATATAAATGGTATTCTTTCATTTTATCAGCTATATATTCAGGATTAGCTGGAGCACTTTATGCTCCGCTATTTGGACATGTTGTTCCAGATTTATTTCATTGGAGCTTTGGAGGAGAAGTATTATTTGTAACATTGCTTGGGGGATATAGAACATTCATTGGTCCAGTTGTAGGTTCAATAGTATTTTCTTTTTCTAGAAGTTATATTACTGCTTTTATGATCTATTGGCCTTTGGTATTAGGCTCACTTATAGCAATAATAGCTCTTTTATTCCCGAATGGAATAGTTGGAACAATTGAAAAAGTTTTTAAAAAATATTTTAAGGAAAGAAGTGAGATATAA
- a CDS encoding branched-chain amino acid ABC transporter permease, with the protein MLDIVITYFLNGIFFASILFLIASGLTLIFSVAGIVNLTHGCLYMIGAYLVAVLIKATPNPIFLPLTFILAALLVGILGLIIERSLIKWVYERAEEYQLLLTHGLSFVLMDFTRIVFGSEPISSSEPFIYAGIIDILGRPYPLYNIIVIIVSFFVGIFLWLFLYKTKLGMYIRACSLNREMSSALGINTNLIFPIIFLIGSILGGLSGALILPPTVAMLGMNADALIQAFIVITIGGLGSIKGALIGSLIIGIIRAFGIVYIPEIELAIIYLVMAAVLIVRPRGLFGKEYRVV; encoded by the coding sequence ATGTTAGATATAGTAATCACATACTTCCTTAATGGTATTTTTTTTGCTTCTATTCTTTTTTTAATTGCTTCTGGATTAACTTTAATATTTAGTGTAGCTGGAATAGTTAATTTAACTCATGGATGCTTATATATGATTGGAGCATATTTAGTTGCCGTATTAATTAAAGCTACTCCAAATCCAATATTTCTGCCATTAACTTTTATACTAGCTGCTTTATTAGTAGGAATATTAGGATTAATAATTGAGAGAAGCTTAATTAAATGGGTATATGAAAGAGCAGAAGAATATCAACTTCTTTTAACACATGGCCTTTCATTTGTCCTGATGGATTTTACACGCATAGTTTTTGGATCGGAGCCAATATCTTCTTCTGAGCCATTCATATATGCTGGAATTATAGATATTTTAGGAAGACCATATCCATTATACAATATTATAGTGATAATAGTATCTTTCTTTGTTGGAATTTTTCTATGGCTATTTTTATATAAAACTAAACTTGGAATGTATATTAGAGCTTGCTCATTGAATAGAGAAATGAGTTCAGCTTTAGGAATAAATACAAATCTTATTTTTCCAATAATATTTTTAATTGGATCAATTTTAGGAGGTTTAAGTGGAGCATTAATCCTTCCTCCAACAGTAGCAATGCTTGGAATGAATGCAGACGCTTTAATTCAAGCTTTTATAGTTATAACTATTGGAGGGCTTGGAAGTATTAAAGGAGCATTAATAGGTTCATTAATAATCGGTATAATAAGAGCATTTGGAATAGTTTACATTCCAGAAATAGAATTAGCTATAATATATTTAGTAATGGCAGCTGTATTAATTGTTCGCCCTAGAGGATTATTTGGTAAAGAGTACAGGGTGGTATAA
- a CDS encoding ABC transporter substrate-binding protein: MSEKVDRRNYLKYVGAGVAGLAVGGALGYLTAPGKIEKVTETITKTETTTAAAATVTQTVTETKTVVGPGATITKTETVGKPPKEVPKEPLKIGVITILTGAGAMLFDPGLKALQMEVDKINAQGGILGRKIELVVRDSGGKADVSVDFFKRLVTEDKVEYIISGSTSAEAVALAPVAEEMKMLLIIEEGTATKLFEEVDTKPKYVFRVANYDALDAICHALSIHKTWPDAKKFAVIGADYVWGHDEWDILTTVLKKLIPDFEIVAEGWPPLFSTDFTPHITKVMAAKPDVVELCLWGGDLVTCIKQGVGYGLFKQCKVSSVTGGEYVWGAGKDCPDGMLNTTRYYFNYPPWNRWSINREFNEEFHRRYPDVHGGYPGFNCNSAYIAIHALKIAVEKAYSMTGGWPETEQVISALENLMVPGPGGYRYFRKEDHQSLGYAVSGLTKQDPKLGYAVLDPKWVVAPEEAAPPPGMKWRDFVASW; this comes from the coding sequence ATGAGTGAAAAAGTAGATAGAAGGAATTATTTAAAATATGTTGGAGCAGGTGTTGCTGGATTAGCTGTTGGAGGAGCTTTAGGATATCTTACAGCACCAGGAAAAATTGAAAAAGTAACAGAAACAATAACTAAAACTGAAACTACAACAGCTGCCGCTGCTACTGTTACTCAAACAGTTACAGAAACTAAAACCGTTGTAGGTCCTGGGGCAACAATTACAAAAACTGAAACTGTTGGAAAACCACCTAAAGAAGTCCCAAAAGAGCCGCTTAAAATAGGAGTAATTACAATTTTAACAGGTGCGGGAGCAATGCTTTTTGACCCAGGATTAAAAGCATTACAAATGGAAGTTGATAAAATAAATGCTCAAGGAGGAATACTTGGAAGAAAAATAGAGCTTGTTGTTAGAGATTCTGGTGGAAAAGCAGATGTAAGTGTAGATTTCTTTAAAAGACTTGTAACAGAAGATAAAGTTGAATATATCATATCTGGATCTACTAGTGCTGAAGCGGTTGCTTTAGCTCCTGTTGCAGAAGAAATGAAGATGTTATTGATTATAGAGGAAGGGACTGCTACAAAACTCTTCGAAGAAGTGGATACAAAGCCAAAATATGTATTTAGAGTAGCAAATTATGATGCATTAGATGCTATATGTCATGCATTATCAATTCATAAAACATGGCCTGATGCTAAAAAATTTGCTGTAATAGGAGCAGATTATGTATGGGGACACGATGAATGGGATATTTTAACAACGGTTTTAAAGAAACTTATACCAGATTTTGAAATAGTAGCTGAAGGATGGCCTCCATTATTCTCTACAGATTTTACTCCACATATAACAAAAGTTATGGCTGCTAAACCAGATGTTGTAGAATTATGCCTATGGGGAGGAGATCTTGTAACATGTATTAAGCAAGGAGTTGGATATGGTTTATTTAAACAATGTAAAGTAAGTAGCGTAACTGGTGGAGAATATGTTTGGGGTGCAGGAAAAGATTGCCCAGATGGTATGTTAAATACTACAAGGTACTATTTCAATTATCCGCCATGGAATAGATGGTCAATAAATAGAGAATTCAATGAAGAATTTCATAGAAGATATCCAGATGTGCATGGGGGATATCCAGGCTTTAATTGCAATTCAGCTTATATTGCAATACACGCATTAAAGATTGCTGTTGAAAAAGCTTATTCAATGACAGGTGGATGGCCTGAAACAGAACAAGTAATTAGTGCGTTAGAAAACTTAATGGTACCAGGTCCTGGAGGATATAGATACTTTAGAAAGGAAGATCATCAAAGCCTTGGATACGCTGTTTCTGGTTTAACAAAACAAGATCCTAAACTTGGATACGCAGTTTTAGATCCTAAATGGGTAGTTGCACCAGAGGAAGCAGCTCCTCCACCTGGGATGAAATGGAGAGACTTTGTAGCTTCATGGTAG